The genomic window GTTAATATAGAAAATGAAGAACAAGAAGCTACTTTTAAAGCAGAAATGAGTTCAATCGGATTTGAAATTATAGAAGAGTAGCATGAGTAATTCGAAACAACTTATTCGTTCTTGTTGTGAAGATATAAGTTATATTTGTGATATAGAAAAAAAATTACCCAATGAGGGTGAACTTGCCCAATTAAGCAATATTTTTAAAGCACTAAACGATCCCATTCGAGTAAAAATTTTATTTGCTCTTTTAGAGTATGAAATTTGTGTGGGAGAGATGGTGAATTTATTACAAATCCCTCAATCTCACGTTTCCCACCAACTTAAAATTTTAAGAAAATATGGAATTGTTGAGTTTACAAAAGATAAAAAAATGTCTTTTTATTACATAAAAAATGAGTATATAAAAACATTATTGATACTTGCGCAAAAGGGCATAAAGGAATAAAAATGTCTAAAGAAAAAATCAATCTAAATATTTCAGGAATGACTTGTGTAAATTGTTCAAATGGAATAGAAAAGGTTGTTGGTAAATTAAAAGGTTTAGAATCTTCAAAAGTGAGTTTCGCTTCAAATGAGGGTGAATTTTATATAAATACAGAATTCTTAGATAAACAAAGTCTAATCAATAAAATAGAAAAGCTAGGTTATGGAGTTGAAGAAAATTTAGAAGCTTTAGAAAAAAGTAAATTAAAAGCATATAACAAGTTAAAAAGAGTTTTTATACTTAGTGCAACTATTGCTGTTATTATGTTCTATTTTATGTTCTTTCCACTTGAAAATATGCAAATAAATCAATATTTGATGTTTTTTTTAGCAACAGTTGTTCAGTTTTATGCTGGTTCAAGATTTTATATTTTGGCCTTTAAGGCTTTACGAAATAAAAATTATGATATGAATGTGTTGGTAGCTTTAGGAACAAGTGCTGCTTATTTTTATTCTGTTTTTGTAGTTTTATTCCCTTCTTTATTTCCTGAACATTTAAGATTTATCTATTTTGATGGAGCTGTTGTAATTATTACTTTTATACTTTTAGGGCGATTACTTGAAGAGCGTTCAAAAGCAAAAGCAACTGATTTTTTAAAAAAACTTATGGATTTAGCTCCTTTAAATGCAACCTTAATTTGTGAAGATGGAAGTTATAAAACTATTTTAGCAACACAGTTAAAAGTAGGAGATAGAGTTTTAATAAAATCAGGAGAAAAAATATCAACAGATGCACTTATAAAAAAAGGTAGTGCAGATATTGATACTTCTATGATTACAGGTGAATCAATGCCTGTTTATAAAACAATAGGCGATGAGGTAATTGCAGGAACTTTAAACACTTCTGGTGTTATTGAAGTGGAAGTTTTAAAAGAGTCAAAAGATACAACACTTTCTAAAATAGTTGAGCTTTTAAGTACTGCCCAAAGTAAAAAATTACCAATTAGCAGATTTGCAGATAAAGTTGCAAATATTTTTGTACCTGCTGTTATTTTGGCTTCTGTTGTGACTTTTTTAGTTTGGTTTTTTATTGTGGGAGACACAATGGGCGCAATATTAGCTTCTATTTCTGTATTGATTATCTCTTGTCCTTGTGCTTTAGGACTTGCAACTCCAATTGCCATTGTAAGTGCTGTTGGAAAAGGTGCACATGAGGGAATTTTGATAAAAAATCCAGAAATACTAGAACTAATAAAAGATATAAAATATGCAGTATTTGATAAAACGGGAACTTTAACAACTGGAATTATTAGTGTAAAAGATGCTCTTTATGAAGAGTCACTTTTAGATATTTTAGCTTCACTTGAAACACAAAGTGAACATCCTATTTCAAAAGCTGTGGTAAATTTTGCTAAGGCAAAAAATCTAGCTTGTGATAAAACATTTGAAGATACTCAAATCATTGCAGGGCAAGGAATAAGTGCAAGTTTTGAAGATAAAAAACTATTAATTGGAAGTCTTAGTTTTTTAGAAAAAAATGATGTTGTCCTAGAAACTAAATATTTAGAGTTTTATAATAAATCATTAAATGATGGCTCGGGAGTTATTTTGGCTTCTTTTGATAAAAAATGTGTGGCAGTTTTTGCTTTAGCAGATACCATAAAACAAGGTGCAAAAGAGTTAATAATAAATCTAAAAGCAAAAAATATAACTCCAATTTTATTAACAGGTGACAATGAAACTACAGCAAATAGTGTGGCAGAAAAATTAGGAATAGAAAAAGTATATGCTCAAGTTCTTCCCGATGAAAAATACAAAGTTATAATAGAACTTCAAAAAGAAGCAAAAGTCATGTTTGTGGGTGATGGAATAAATGATTCTCCCTCTATAAAACAAGCAGATATTGGAATAACACTAAATTCAGGTTCTGATATAACAAAAGATGCGGGAGATATTATTTTAATAAATAATGATTTAAATGCAGTATTAAAAAGTATAAATTTATCAATTGAATCAATGAAGATTATCAAACAAAATCTATTTTGGGCATTTATTTACAACGCTGCTGGAATTCCATTAGCAGCTGGTGTTTTTTTCCCGATTTTTGGAATAATGCTAAGCCCAATGTACGCAGGAATTGCCATGAGTTTTTCTTCAGTTACAGTAGTTCTAAATTCTTTGAGATTAAAACTAAAAAAAATTTAAAGAAACTGCTTTATTCATCGCTAAACCATTTTTTATTGTAATCTTTTAAAGATTCAGGATAATATCTGTGTTTAGGGATGTTATTTATTATCACTGCAATTATTAGCAAAATAAAAGCTCCAGAAGTCACAGGAACTAAAACATATAAAAACCCCAAGTCATGTATTTGATTACTTCCAATAACTGCAATTAGGGCTGTTGCGCCACCTGGCGGATGTAAGGTAAGAGTTAATTGCATAATTAAAATGGAAGTTGAAACAGCAAAAGCTGAACATAATAGAATGTTTCCAGAAAATAATTTAAATGAAATCACTCCCACTAATGCGGATAAAATATGTCCACCAATTAAATTTCTAGGTTGAGCAAGGGGAGAATTCACCGCTCCATAAACTAAAACAGCACTAGCTCCAAAAGAGCCAATTACTAAAGTTAAATCTTTGTCATTTAAGATATTACGATGAAAATATGAAATGGCTAATATTCCTATAAATGAAGCAATCCAAGACCAAAGAATATTTGATTTTTCCAAAGATTCTGAATTTATTTTTTTGAACTGTTTAAAAAACTTTTTCATTTACAAACTTTTAATTTAAATTAAAGTTATAGTATCAAAAAGTTTAAAGTAGATGATTGATTTGAGTCAAGATTAATTTTATAAGAAGATAGTTCTTCTTATAAAATATTTAGTTGGTGAGCTAAATCGTCAGCAATTCTTTTATAGTTTCTTACATCAAGAAGTCTTTTTTGACCATTAATTCCAACTTGTGCCACTTCCTCTTTTGATAGTGAAATAATATATTCAAGTTTTTCTTTTATTGATTGTTCATCAAAGTTTGTAAACCAAGCACTAACATTGTCTTCAAAAATTGAAGCATTATTTTCATTATTACTCATAATACAAGGAACGGCACTTGAATAATAATCTAAAACTTTCATAGGGGTTGAACTATTAAATAGTGCAATATCTGGAAGTGGTGATAATCCAACATCTGCAAGTGCAATAAGTTCCAATAACTCATTTCTTGTTTTTGCATCATGAATTTCAATATTATCTCTTAGATTTGAAAATTCATTTAATAAATCATCTAAATATTCAGGGTCTTTTGTTGAAATCATTAGTTTATAATTTGAACTACTAATATTACTAAATGCTTCTAAAATAGTTTCAAACTCTCTTAATTTATCAAGAGTTCCTGCATAAAAGAATCTTTTTTCGCTTCCTTCATGCTGAATGTTACTTTGTAAAACATCTGGGTCAATTGCCGATGGAATTACAAAAGTTCTAATTTTTACATCTTTGAAATAATCATTTTTCATTTGAAAAGAAGTTGGTAAAAAAATATCACACTCATTTATAAGATAAATTTCTGAATAAGTTTGAATTTTATTACTTATAACATCAAAAAGTGTTTTTTTATTATTAGCTTCATCCGTTTGAAGTTTTGCAATTCTTTTAGGAAAAGATAATCTAAAGCCAACTTTGAAATTATATTTTTCTTTTTGTTTTAAAACTTCTTTTAATAAATCCGTAGAATTTCTAATTACAACAAATTGATATTCGTATAAATCTATTCCACTGTTTGATAATTCTTTGATAATATTATTTTTTAGATTTTCTGGAATTATGATTCTACCATCATCTTCTATTTCAATCTTTGTTTTAACTTTTGAAAAATAAGTTGTGTTTATATCAAAATGTTTAGTTAAATATTTTTGAAATAAAGGGCCAATAAAACTATGGTCTGTGTATTCATCTTGATCAGTAATATATAAAAACTTGCTCATGTATAACTCCTTTAAAATTTTCTAAAAAATTTTAGCATTAAAGTGTCGCAACAAAAAAGCATTTAAAAAAAGATTAAGTTTAGTAGAGTTTCCCAAATAAATCAACATGGGTTAAATAGACTCGCAAATCAAATTCAACTTGATGATAAGAGGGCATCATAAAGGTGCAAAGATTGTAAAAAGCTTTGTCATGCTCTTTTTCTTTGAAGTGAGCAAGTTCATGTACAACAATCATTTGTAAGAACTCTTCAGGCATGTTTTTAAAAACTGAGGCAACTCTTATTTCATTTTTTGATTTTAGTTTTCCACCTTGAACCCTCGAAACAATTGAGTGCATTCCCAAAGCATTGTTGATTACATTTATTTTTCCATCATACATTACTTTTGAAACTTGATGTTTTTTAAAATATTCGTTTTTGAAATCCATCACATAAGAGTATAAAGTTTTGTCATTTGTAAAGCTGTGAGCGTTTGGATATTTTGTTTTTATGTATGATGATAGTTTTTCTTTTTCTATCAAAACTTTGATTTTATCTTGTAAATCTTTTGGGTAGTGGTTTAGGTATTTCATGGGCGAATTATAACTTATTGTGCTATAACGCTTCCTTATTAAGAAAACTACTACTTAAAAAGTCTTTATCTTCTTTTGATTCTTTTCCATCCCCAAACAAATATTTCAACATAAGTTCCTCTTTACTTAAAACTTCTTTATTCTCTTTTTTTGTATTAGTTTTATTACTTGTTAAATCTATATCATTATATTTTTGAGTAAATTGTGTTGTATCTAAATATTGAGATTCATATTCTTCCTTTTTATGAGCCATTGCTTCTGTTGTTTTTGCATCTTTCCACTCTTTTATCCAACCATTTTTTTCAGTCCCAAAGTTTTCACTTTGTTTTACATCATAAAATGAACCATTTTGATAATCTATTGATAAAACTAAATCTGGTACTGAATCAAATCCATTTCTTGCAAGTTTTGCCAACGCTGCTCCATCTGAAGCTATACTCATCTGTTTTGTAAAATCAGACTTATTTGGATTTTCATTAATCTTTTTTGTATATATTTCAAATACATCTGTTCCATCTTCTGTTACAAACTTTCCATCTTTTATTTCTAAATCTTTTAAGTTATAACCTGTTACATCTTTTATATTTTGAACTAAACCATATTTTGAAGATGATTCTGCATTATATTGTGTTGAATCATCTGAACGACTTGAACTAATATGTAAAAATAATTGTTTTGCATTATCAGCAGTATTTATAACATCTTCAATAGATTTAGTAAGAGTTTCATCATCAGTTCCAGTAACAGTTGCTTTTAGAGTATTTGGGTCAATGGTAAATGAAAGTTTAGTATCTTGTGGAATTGAGATATTATATTTATCTAACAAAGATTGAAATTGTTCATTCACTTTTTCTCTATCGTATGCTTTTCTTTCTGCTACATCTACATCACCTAAAATTGGTGTTTCATCTCTTAAAATTGCATCTGCGTAAGCAAACATTTTTCTGTCTTTTAAATAGTGTATTTCTGTACTATAAGCAATATCTCTTTCTTGTTTAGTTAATCCTTGTACATAATAAGGTGATGAAGTATTTTTATATTTATCAAAAATATGGTTATAAGGATAATCAAATTTCTTATTTTCTTCATTCATTTTTGAATAATGTTCTTCTAAGATTTTAACTTGTCTTGCTTCTTCTGGATTTACATAACCATTTCTAGCTTGAATAACAGTCTCTTCTTCTAATGATTCACTATTTGAACTTATATCTATACTAACTGAATCAGTTAATTTTTTTGTTTGAGTAGTAAAACTACTTTCTGCTTGTGAGCTTTGAGTTACTTTTATTGCCCCATTTAACGAGCTAAATGATTGTGTATTTGAGTTTATAGTCATGATTACTCCCTTTATTCTTTCAACTTTATCTTAATTCTTAAGTGAAGTATTATTTATTTGATTCTTCTCATTATCTTCTTTTGATTCTTTTCCATCCCCAAACAAATATTTCAACATAAGTTCCTCTTTACTTAAAACTTCTTTATTGTCTTTTTTTGTATTATTTTTATTATTTGTTAAATCAATATCATCATATTTTTTAGTAAATTGTGTTGTATCTGAATAGTCAGATTCAGTCATAGAATCAGCTCCTTGCGATTTTTTTTTATCAAAAAGTGCTTCTTTCCACTCTTTAATCCAACCACTTTTTTGGGTTCCAAAATTTTCACTTTGTTTTACATCATAAAATGAACCATTTTGATAATCTATTGATAAAACTAAATCTGGCACTGAATCAAATCCATTTCTTGCAAGTTTTGCCAACTCTGCTCCATCTGAACCTAGAGTCATCTGTTTTGTAAAATCAGACTTATTTGGATTTTCATTAATCTTTTTTGCATATATTTCAAATACATCTGTTCCATCTTCTGTCACGAACTTTCCATCTTTTATTTCTAAATCTTTTAAGTTATAACCTGTTACATCTTTTATATTTTGAACTAAACCATATTTTGAAGATGATTCTGCATTATATTGTGTTGAATCATCTGAACGACTTGAACTAATATGTAAAAATAGTTGTTTAGCATTATCAGCAGTATTTATAACATCTTCAACTGATTTAGCAAGAGTTTCATCATCAGTTCCAGTAACAGTTGCTTTTAGAGTATTTGGGTCAATGGTAAATGAAAGTTTAGTATCTTGTGGAATTGAGATATTATATTTATCTAACAAAGATTGAAATTGTCCATTTACTTTTTCTCTATCGTATGCTTTTCTTTCTGCTGTTTCTATAACTCCACCTGATACTGGTCCACCTGATTTAAAAATAGGGTCATCTTTTAACATTAAATTACCATTATCTTTTCCATTTCTTTGGAAGCGGAGTTCATTAGTATATGCAGCATTTCTTTCTTCTTTAGTTAACCCTTGTATATAATAAGGAGAAGAAGTATTCTTATATTTATCCCAAATATGATTATAAGGATTTTCGAATTGATTATTTTCTTCAACAGCACTTGAATAGTATTCCCGCATAATTTTAATTCGTGCTTCTTTTTCTTCATTTACGTAACCATTTCTAGCTTGAATAACTGTCTCTTCTTCTAATGATTCACTATTTGAACTTATATCTATACTAACTGAATCAGTTAATTTTTTTGTTTGAGTAGTAAAACTACTTTCTGCTTGTGAGCTTTGAGTTACTTTTATTGCCCCATTTAACGAGCTAAATGATTGTGTATTTGAGTTTATAGTCATGATTACTCCCTTTTTATGCATAATATAGTTTTCTTACTGCTTGATTATAATTTTTTTGAAATAATCATAACCATCAACTATTTGTCTATTTAATTGAGAAGTTCTAAGATTTTTATCAATATGTATATCCTTATTTGATACTTATAAAACTTGCATTTATATCTTTAGCATATGTTCATCTTTAGTTTACTTTTTAAATATATTAAGAATTACTCTTTATTTCATTATGTTTTTTTTGAAGAATTATAAAATCATTTAATAATTTTTGATACAACTTTCTATCTTCCTCTGAGATAACAGGATTTTTAACCAGTTCATAATACTCTTTTACTATTGCTTCCATAAATTTTTTATAATCTGATATTTCCCAATTCTCTTTTGTAGAGTTTTTTCTAAGTTCTGGATTATCTCTTTGGGGAATTAAACATCTTTTATCATTCCAACCCAAATTAGCAGATAATCTATCAAAAAAATATAACATTTCTATTTGTTCGTCAATTGTTTGAACTGTTTCAAATACAGCCTTATTAAAATCTTCATTATCAGTCATTTTTGTAGCTGTAAACATTGCACCAATTTTAATATCTGTACTTTTCACAAGAGGAATTTTATCAGCAGATATGCCACTTCCATAAAGTGCAGAATCTAAAAAATCTCCAAGTTTTTTAACTTGTTCAAAACTCAAACTTTGTATTTCTGCTAGTGTAAAATAATCATCAGCTAAAATATCTCTAAATATTCTTTCTTCTGTTGGTGATAGAGATGAAAAACTTGTATATTTATCAATAAAAGCTACAACTCTAAATGTTTCTTTTTTTTCTGTTGTTTCTTCTATTTGAGTATTTAAAAGTGTAGCAAATGAGTTATTACTATTTTGTGTTGTTGAAGTTTGTGATGATGATATAGTTGAATAAGGATTACTATTTGTTGATAATATTTCCATTTTACTCTCCCCTTTTTAATTCTTTTCTTTTTCTTATTAACTCATTTTTAATAACAATTTTAATTTATCATAAGCTTTATCCTCATTAGAATTATCATCACGATTTATGTTTTTTGGATTATTTTGTATCTCTTGAAGCATATCTTTTATATTCATAATAGCTGTATCAAAATCAAATGCTCCAATATCTTGAGCTGAATTATTTGATTGAGTTGTATTCTCATCTGCTTTTTGTATAACTTGCCCACTAACTCTTTTTTTAGCTTCTTGTATTTCAAGAGTTAATTTTTTTAAAGCAGTTTCTATTTCTTCATTAGTTGATTTATTATCATCTTTCATCTTTAGAATTTCTTTTAATTTTTCTTCAAATCCTTTTAACTCTCCAACAGTAAAACCTGTTTTAAGTAAAGAAATTATGTCCTCGTAAAGACTTTGAGTTGAAGGTTCTTCTTTTATAACTTCGTCATTTTCTTTATTTACAAAAGTTTTTTCTTCATTAGCTGTTTTTGAAGAAATTAAACTTTCAAATGCATCATTTTTTTCTTTATTAACATTATGATTTTTATTTGAATTACTATAATCTTGACTATTTGAACCTAGTGTTGATATTAGACTTGAAGTGTTCATATTTTCCCCTTTACTTTTATAACTGTATTTCTTATTATACTTTTTTAGTATCACAAATAGTGTCACATTATAAAGATATTTTATTATTTATATAAATTAGGTTAAATAAAATATTGGAATTGAAAATAGGGATTGAAGATTTATGAGGATGAAAAATCTAAATAAAAAAAGAGAATTAAATCTCTTCTTTTATTTTTTCTAAATCTTTAATTTTATCAAGATATTGTTCTTTTTTTGATTTTACAAAATTTATTCTATCTTCATTTATCTCTAAGTATTGCTCTTTTGAGTATTTTACTATTTTAAACAGATAGTTTCTTTTTGAAGTTAAGAAATCTTCAATTTTCTCAAATGCAAAATTTGCTTTTAATTTTCCAACGATTTCATCTTCTCTTGGGTGAGAGATAGAAAATCTTGTTGGCTCTTTTTTATATAACTCTTCAGATTCAGATATTTGTTGTTCAAAGTGGCTAATAGTCGCTTGTGTAGTTTGAATATAAGAATATGATAAGGCTCCATTGAAGTAAGCGAATTTTTTTCTTAATGCAGATATATTTTCTAAAATAGCTGTATGGTATGTTTTTAAAACATTTTCATATACTTTTGCAGCAAAGTGTCTTGTATTTGAAAATTCTAAATCTGAAGCAATTTCTCTGTGTTTTCTAAGAAGTTCATATGGTTCTTGCCATTTTCTAACTTCATTATTAATTAGATTGTATACATCTTTGAAAGATTCATCTGTGTTTAGTTCAATATTTTTTAATAGTTTAATTGACCTTTTAAACATTTTATCAATAGTTTGGTCATCATAAAATAGGCTTTTATAAATTGCATCTGAATCAATCCAAAATGTTTCATATTGGAATTTTTCTATTTTCCCACCTAAGAAACTTTTTGATTCTTCAAATCTAAAAGCTGGTTTTCTTTTAATATTTTTGTATGTTTCATGGGCAATTTTTTCCATAATTGTTTCTAATGAGTTATAAATATTAAATAACTCTTTTGAATATTTTTTCTGAATATTTTCAAATTGTTCAATAACTTTTGGTTCACAAGCTTTTAATACATCAATTAAAACATCATAAACTTTTGTAATTGTTTCATACTCTTTAGAAAGAATATCACAAATGCCTCTTAAATCTTTTTTAATTGCAAACTCTTTTGTTTCTGCTGCTTGTGGTCTAATTGTATTTTCAATAAATTCCAGAACTTGGTTGATATTAGATTCTTTTAAAAGTTTCATATCTCCTGACATATCTTTTGTGTTAATTTCACTAATTTTTTTGTGGAATTCTTCAAATCTATCTTGGAAAAAATCTAAAGTAGAAACACCAATATTTTTATTTAGTTCAGTTTTAAACTCTTTTGTAATAGCTTCAAATGAATCATCAAGTAATACTCTTTTTTGATGTGCTCTTGATTCCAGTGCCATTTTTGCAGAAATAGGAGTAACTTGTGCAAAATATTTCCCAAATTTTTCAGTTACGTATTTTGTAGTTGTTTCAACTTGCTCAGGAGTTAACTTATCTTTTTGATTTAAAACACATAAAGATTTGTTTTTAAAGTGTTGCATATACTCTTCTAAAACTTCTGCTTCTGAAAGTTTTCCTGCATTATCAATAAGAGTTAACCAAATAATTCCTCCAACATCTCTTAGAACTTTTCTAGTTGTATCAGTATCACTTTGAGATTGAGAGTTAAGTCCTGGTGTATCAACAAATGAAATATCTTTTAAAATATCCATAGGAGCATAAAGGGTAAGATATTTTATATCTTTCATTTCGTGTTGTCTTTGATCTGTAAAATCAGCAATTGCTTCTATTGGAGCAAATTCTTGAGCACCTGAATAATATGTAATTTTTAGTTTATACTCTTCTCCATAATTTATAAAGTTTACCTTTGAAGTAACTGGTGTAATTCCTGTTGGAAGTACATTCCTTGCAAGTAAAGCATTTAAAAATGTAGATTTTCCAGAAGAAAATTGTCCTGTAATTGCAATTTCAATTGGGTATCTAGCTCGTCTAATTTGTTTATTTAAAATACCAACAAGTTGATTTGAAGGTAGGAATTTTTCATCCAAAAGTTTAGCTTGAACTTTTTTTATGTCTCCTACTAATCCCTCTTCATAAACTATTTCGTGAATTGTATATGTTTCTTTATACTCAGTTACAAAACTTTTTAGGATATTAAAATTTGCACTCATTAGTGTAATCCTTTTATTGTTGTAGAAATGTTCTCAAGTTTTTTAATATTTTTATGAATATCAATAGATAACTGAGCTTTATTTTTATCATTTTCTTCAAATGAACTGATTTGATTTTTAAGAAGTTCTTCATCATTTTTAAGTTTTTGCTCAAAAGTTCGTAAAGGAGCATTTAAAGTTGCAAAGAAAGATTCAATTAATAATGAACTAACTTTTTTAGCTTTTGCTTTAATATCTTCTTCAATTGAAGTAAATTGGTTTTTTATTAAAAGTTCAACTTCCCTGTCAAGTTCACTTAATTTTGCTTCTTTTGCTTTTGAAACAGCATCAATAACTAAAGAAATTAAAACCTCATTATTAGATGTTAAAAAACCTGCTTTAAAATCATCTTGGAAAAATCCTCTAGCATCAAAGTTATCATTTTTATGTCCAATTGTAAAACCTAAATCATGATATTTTTGTTCACATTGTTCACCAATAGTTTGAGATTTTTTGATAAATTTATATCTATAATCTCTAATAACATCAATAATTCCATCTTTAATTGCAGTCTCAACAATAACTTTTATTCTTGAATTTTCAGGTCTTTTTTTTGTTTTTTCAAAAGAGTATCTTACATCTCCCACAACTCTTTTTTTAATCACATTTTGAAGTTCTAAAAGTTCACTTTGTAAAAATGTTTCTAGGGAATCTATGTAAGCTTTTGAGTCATTTTTATAGTAATTAATATCTTCATTCATAGCTTGAAAAATTCTAGTATTTACTACTTTTTTCTTGTTGAAATCTTGAAGTTCTTTTTCCAATTCATCTTTTGATTTTGATAAAAGTTTTAATTCATAGTTGTAAAAAGAAGTTTGTTTTTCAAGTATTTTTTGTAATTGATTTTTAGATGATTGAATTACAAGTTCACCTTTTTGTGAATTTGAACCAAATAAGGTTTCATTTAGATATTTCTCAATTTCTAAAATTCCTGTATCTTCAAGTGTATATCCAGCATCAAGAGCTTCTTGTTCTCGTCCAGTTCTATGTAATAGTGCCATTCTTCCAGAAATAGGAATAAATTTGATAGTTTTTAAAATATAATCAAGTTGAGAATCTTTATTTTGAGCTCTTAACTGTTTTTCTATTGAAGATTTTGTATAGTTAATAACTTCTTCAAGTTGCTCTTTTGAAACAGTATCAGCTCGCGTAATTACAACTAAAAGTTTTGAGATATTTTGGTAAAGTAGGGCATCAATAATAAACTCAACATCTTTTAGTGTTGCACTTTGAGATACATTCATAAGATGTAACATCATGTCACAAGCACTGATATACTCTTTTGTAATCTCTTCCCTTTGAATAACTGGGTCATCAAGGCCTGGTGTGTCAACTATCTCAATTCCATCACTTAAAAAATCAAGTTGAGAACCAAGTTCAACATATTTTACAAGATTACATTTTTTACCACTTGCTTCTGCTGATGTATAAGATGATAAGTCATTAATATCAACTTCATCAAATCTAGAAACAGGTTTTATATAATTTTGTAGTTCATCCCCAAAGATTTTGTTTGTTTCATTCACAAACTCTTTCATTGATTCAAGTTGTTCTGCTGATTTTAAAATTCTATCCCACTCATGAGTATTCCAATAAAAAACTTTTGCATTATCAGTTGGATTGTATTTAACTATAGTTAAATTTGCAGTTTCAGGAACAACAGCGCTTCCAAGAATCTCTCGTCCCATTAAAGCATTTAACATTGTTGATTTA from Arcobacter venerupis includes these protein-coding regions:
- a CDS encoding dynamin family protein; its protein translation is MSLTNDYFLLYHGITFEQNLDIEPMDLDLDKEIFTIFALILSATRKNFDKYLPLTSFKTLCQQIKVKSPSNINELNHLQHNILETILLNKSKLNVSILHSSFEYLKQEAILNNENYTKLISLFDSKELNLQEDDNTINADSINDKIVKNSFKDLKSTVEKLIADIKVDLTNQEILDELETTKNYLNNQKFSIGITGVMNAGKSTMLNALMGREILGSAVVPETANLTIVKYNPTDNAKVFYWNTHEWDRILKSAEQLESMKEFVNETNKIFGDELQNYIKPVSRFDEVDINDLSSYTSAEASGKKCNLVKYVELGSQLDFLSDGIEIVDTPGLDDPVIQREEITKEYISACDMMLHLMNVSQSATLKDVEFIIDALLYQNISKLLVVITRADTVSKEQLEEVINYTKSSIEKQLRAQNKDSQLDYILKTIKFIPISGRMALLHRTGREQEALDAGYTLEDTGILEIEKYLNETLFGSNSQKGELVIQSSKNQLQKILEKQTSFYNYELKLLSKSKDELEKELQDFNKKKVVNTRIFQAMNEDINYYKNDSKAYIDSLETFLQSELLELQNVIKKRVVGDVRYSFEKTKKRPENSRIKVIVETAIKDGIIDVIRDYRYKFIKKSQTIGEQCEQKYHDLGFTIGHKNDNFDARGFFQDDFKAGFLTSNNEVLISLVIDAVSKAKEAKLSELDREVELLIKNQFTSIEEDIKAKAKKVSSLLIESFFATLNAPLRTFEQKLKNDEELLKNQISSFEENDKNKAQLSIDIHKNIKKLENISTTIKGLH
- a CDS encoding dynamin family protein, translating into MSANFNILKSFVTEYKETYTIHEIVYEEGLVGDIKKVQAKLLDEKFLPSNQLVGILNKQIRRARYPIEIAITGQFSSGKSTFLNALLARNVLPTGITPVTSKVNFINYGEEYKLKITYYSGAQEFAPIEAIADFTDQRQHEMKDIKYLTLYAPMDILKDISFVDTPGLNSQSQSDTDTTRKVLRDVGGIIWLTLIDNAGKLSEAEVLEEYMQHFKNKSLCVLNQKDKLTPEQVETTTKYVTEKFGKYFAQVTPISAKMALESRAHQKRVLLDDSFEAITKEFKTELNKNIGVSTLDFFQDRFEEFHKKISEINTKDMSGDMKLLKESNINQVLEFIENTIRPQAAETKEFAIKKDLRGICDILSKEYETITKVYDVLIDVLKACEPKVIEQFENIQKKYSKELFNIYNSLETIMEKIAHETYKNIKRKPAFRFEESKSFLGGKIEKFQYETFWIDSDAIYKSLFYDDQTIDKMFKRSIKLLKNIELNTDESFKDVYNLINNEVRKWQEPYELLRKHREIASDLEFSNTRHFAAKVYENVLKTYHTAILENISALRKKFAYFNGALSYSYIQTTQATISHFEQQISESEELYKKEPTRFSISHPREDEIVGKLKANFAFEKIEDFLTSKRNYLFKIVKYSKEQYLEINEDRINFVKSKKEQYLDKIKDLEKIKEEI